A stretch of the Lolium perenne isolate Kyuss_39 chromosome 3, Kyuss_2.0, whole genome shotgun sequence genome encodes the following:
- the LOC127340503 gene encoding uncharacterized protein, with protein sequence MACKGKLDRQAFTRMRRAAEDMNLPVHGSARLATFAVSGPQSAAVMAWSEIGRPRYIVELRGKLVMIVRQHHRWVPKPCFTVIELVHVDDGHRSMNTHKYMWANMASLGNHALFLGWTCSKAVHVPEGGHIGVKRNHIYYARHRCLRRDDRIPHGAKVFSRKDDGGDRVYYKEDNSVYDGGQIIPSIEYYVKGGICPPIWIFPPDM encoded by the exons ATGGCGTGTAAGGGCAAGCTAGACAGGCAGGCGTTCACCAGAATGAGACGTGCCGCCGAGGACATGAATTTGCCCGTCCACGGGTCTGCCCGTTTAGCAACCTTTGCTGTTAGCGGACCCCAATCCGCGGCCGTAATGGCATGGTCGGAGATAGGAAGGCCAAG GTACATTGTTGAGCTACGCGGCAAGCTCGTGATGATCGTGAGGCAACATCACCGGTGGGTGCCCAAACCTTGCTTCACAGTGATAGAGCTAGTCCATGTCGATGATGGTCACAGATCAATGAACACTCACAAGTACATGTGGGCGAACATGGCGAGCTTAGGTAACCATGCCTTGTTCTTGGGGTGGACGTGCTCAAAGGCGGTGCATGTGCCGGAGGGCGGCCACATTGGTGTGAAGAGGAACCACATATACTACGCTCGCCATCGGTGCTTAAGGCGAGATGATCGGATCCCCCACGGCGCCAAGGTTTTCTCAAGGAAAGATGATGGTGGTGACCGTGTGTACTACAAAGAAGACAATAGTGTTTACGACGGTGGGCAGATAATCCCGTCGATAGAGTACTACGTCAAGGGTGGTATTTGTCCTCCCATATGGATTTTCCCTCCCGACATGTAG
- the LOC127340504 gene encoding putative F-box protein At4g22660 — protein sequence MAAGNGNNHNQTAEEQWSSLPNDLVSTVYARFASPRDRLRFAAVCTSWRAVALTCPPRHVLPWLMLDPRGGDKTKRVYSPEDGMVLPRIPIPIEAADGRFVGGYEGGWVASSDFPLGIINLFSGTEVVYSSEQRRIILTRAQESTGSLLVMRKVIFSAAPTSGGCIIAAITDRHGLALSRAGCPEGRWTTREFHVSQREQER from the coding sequence ATGGCTGCCGGCAACGGCAACAACCACAACCAGACTGCAGAGGAGCAATGGTCCAGCCTCCCCAACGATCTTGTAAGCACGGTGTACGCCAGATTCGCCTCCCCGCGTGACCGCCTCCGCTTCGCCGCCGTGTGCACTTCATGGCGCGCCGTAGCCCTGACGTGCCCACCACGGCATGTCCTCCCATGGCTGATGCTCGATCCGCGCGGTGGCGACAAGACGAAGCGAGTGTACAGCCCCGAAGATGGCATGGTCCTGCCTCGTATCCCGATCCCCATCGAGGCTGCTGACGGGCGTTTCGTCGGCGGTTATGAGGGCGGCTGGGTTGCCTCGTCCGACTTCCCGCTTGGGATCATCAACTTGTTTTCAGGTACTGAGGTGGTATATTCTTCTGAGCAAAGGAGAATCATCCTTACTCGTGCGCAGGAGAGCACCGGTAGCCTGCTAGTCATGCGGAAGGTCATCTTCTCGGCGGCGCCGACATCAGGTGGTTGCATCATCGCTGCCATCACCGATAGGCATGGTCTTGCGCTCTCTAGGGCTGGCTGCCCGGAAGGCAGGTGGACCACGCGAGAATTTCATGTAAGCCAACGTGAACAAGAGAGATAG